In the genome of Notamacropus eugenii isolate mMacEug1 chromosome 5, mMacEug1.pri_v2, whole genome shotgun sequence, one region contains:
- the TAGLN gene encoding transgelin isoform X2, translating into MANKGPSYGMSREVQSKIEKKYDDELEERLVEWIIVQCGSDVGRPDRGRLGFQVWLKNGVILSKLVNSLHPDGSKPVKVPENPPTMVFKQMEQVAQFLKAAEDYGVTKTDMFQTVDLFEGKDLAAVQRTLMALGSLAVTKNDGHYRGDPNWFMKKAQEHKREFTDSQLQEGKHVIGLQMGSNRGASQAGMTGYGRPRQIIS; encoded by the exons ATGGCAAACAAGGGCCCCTCCTATGGCATGAGCCGGGAAGTGCAGTCTAAAATCGAGAAGAAATATGATGATGAGCTAGAGGAACGGTTGGTGGAGTGGATTATTGTGCAGTGTGGGTCTGATGTGGGCCGTCCTGATCGAGGGCGACTGGGCTTCCAAGTCTGGCTGAAGAATGGTGTG ATCCTGAGCAAGCTGGTGAATAGCCTGCACCCTGATGGTTCCAAGCCAGTGAAGGTACCTGAGAATCCACCCACCATGGTCTTCAAGCAGATGGAACAGGTGGCTCAGTTCCTGAAGGCAGCTGAGGATTATGGGGTCACCAAGACTGACATGTTCCAGACTGTTGACCTCTTTGAAG gTAAAGACCTGGCAGCTGTGCAAAGGACTCTGATGGCACTAGGAAGCCTGGCAGTGACCAAGAATGATGGCCATTATCGTGGAGACCCCAACTGGTTCATGAA GAAAGCCCAGGAGCACAAGAGGGAATTCACAGATAGCCAGCTCCAGGAAGGCAAGCACGTCATCGGCCTGCAGATGGGCAGCAATAGGGGAGCCTCCCAGGCTGGCATGACGGGCTATGGGCGGCCCCGGCAGATCATCAGTTAG
- the TAGLN gene encoding transgelin isoform X1, whose translation MGDSRCWCWWNIFIEVKLSPSMANKGPSYGMSREVQSKIEKKYDDELEERLVEWIIVQCGSDVGRPDRGRLGFQVWLKNGVILSKLVNSLHPDGSKPVKVPENPPTMVFKQMEQVAQFLKAAEDYGVTKTDMFQTVDLFEGKDLAAVQRTLMALGSLAVTKNDGHYRGDPNWFMKKAQEHKREFTDSQLQEGKHVIGLQMGSNRGASQAGMTGYGRPRQIIS comes from the exons ATGGGGGATTCTAGGTGCTGGTGTTGGTGGAATATCTTTATAGAAGTAAAG CTCTCACCCAGCATGGCAAACAAGGGCCCCTCCTATGGCATGAGCCGGGAAGTGCAGTCTAAAATCGAGAAGAAATATGATGATGAGCTAGAGGAACGGTTGGTGGAGTGGATTATTGTGCAGTGTGGGTCTGATGTGGGCCGTCCTGATCGAGGGCGACTGGGCTTCCAAGTCTGGCTGAAGAATGGTGTG ATCCTGAGCAAGCTGGTGAATAGCCTGCACCCTGATGGTTCCAAGCCAGTGAAGGTACCTGAGAATCCACCCACCATGGTCTTCAAGCAGATGGAACAGGTGGCTCAGTTCCTGAAGGCAGCTGAGGATTATGGGGTCACCAAGACTGACATGTTCCAGACTGTTGACCTCTTTGAAG gTAAAGACCTGGCAGCTGTGCAAAGGACTCTGATGGCACTAGGAAGCCTGGCAGTGACCAAGAATGATGGCCATTATCGTGGAGACCCCAACTGGTTCATGAA GAAAGCCCAGGAGCACAAGAGGGAATTCACAGATAGCCAGCTCCAGGAAGGCAAGCACGTCATCGGCCTGCAGATGGGCAGCAATAGGGGAGCCTCCCAGGCTGGCATGACGGGCTATGGGCGGCCCCGGCAGATCATCAGTTAG